Proteins from a single region of Primulina tabacum isolate GXHZ01 chromosome 5, ASM2559414v2, whole genome shotgun sequence:
- the LOC142547483 gene encoding G patch domain-containing protein TGH, producing the protein MSGDDEDFVFYGTPIEREEEISSRRKKAVAEASGQLRTLPPWKQEVTDEEGRRRFHGAFTGGYSAGYYNTVGSKEGWAPKSFTSSRKNRAEINQQSIYNFLDEDEKADLEGRSLGTSMQFDTFGFTAAELARKQAEKEQEQRPSTIPGPIPDDLIIPATKSIGVKLLLRMGWRHGRSIKNSSQNSQSDARREARKAFLAFSSENEGLKLSGQVDEDDSGSVPDMPVVKDDQFSSTPVYVINPKQDMYGLGYDPFKQAPEFREKKRLRNSGKFEMDQQRPLSMKRKAAPGFGIGALEDLDAEDEDIYDSVYDFEDTYVQEIEEPSRSLNVDNLKIVDTKKLKILDKKETDVLPGFKVASESDVQPERFEPPEIPKNFLLPHKFPAALGHDDKIAKFSPPEVPPPQDNNLKVLIEGMATLVARCGKLFEDLSREKNQSNPLFAFLSGGNGFDFYSRKLWEQHQKLAEKSKLGEWKMFKDAEKLTAERRGKILGEKALERRSNDSSSIVASAGSVNFQFKLSDTFTKPSSLDEDQSRKPFSDDPAKQIRFEQFLKEKYEGGLRAKDFGGSSKMSEAVRAREKLEFETAAEAMEKGKSGKESQATSQLLSDLSASTGLQFTSGGVQGVKSDKTHRDGELITKSMYPKREEFQWRPAPILCKRFDLIDPYMGKPPPAPRMRSKMDTLIVIPDFIKTVTVEEHVAADPVPSLVPQDSCGTRDRETMEMEVENEVEVENVERPVDLYKAIFSDDSDDEVENTIANNVEDTKKITEAASTSLNHLIAGDFLESLGKELGLEVPPDLPQLVTKASTRPVEKKNVNAVNQNVDWYFPTAEKISSDLPNAIKSLAGTNTTENKDRDGRFPGDVSKESGLEDISSKERTPNILRSQHTSLGGSSSSLSEDEKSRKHSRGSRRHRNSRSRSPDTDASDTSRDLDRYRSSSKKKNKGSTRENSGNRKRSKDHKHRRNDSPGRSHRSSRKEHDDRRRKKHKYNE; encoded by the exons ATGTCGGGAGATGACGAAGATTTCGTGTTCTACGGGACGCCGATTGAGCGCGAAGAGGAAATCAGCAGTCGTAGGAAAAAAGCTGTTGCGGAGGCATCTGGACAGCTGAGAACTCTCCCCCCTTGGAAACAAGAA GTTACAGATGAAGAAGGGAGGAGAAGGTTTCATGGAGCATTTACGGGTGGCTATTCTGCTGGTTACTATAATACCGTTGGCTCCAAAGAAG GATGGGCTCCAAAATCATTTACATCATCCCGGAAAAATAGGGCAGAAATCAATCAACAGAGCATTTATAACTTCCTTGACGAGGATGAGAAGGCT GACTTGGAGGGCCGTTCCTTGGGGACATCAATGCAATTTGATACATTTGGATTTACAGCTGCTGAGCTTGCACGTAAACAAGCTGAGAAGGAACAAGAACAGAG ACCCTCAACTATTCCTGGACCTATTCCTGATGATCTAATCATTCCTGCGACAAAATCTATAG GTGTCAAATTACTCTTAAGGATGGGATGGCGGCATGGTCGATCCATAAAAAATTCTAGCCAGAATTCGCAGTCTG ATGCTCGCAGAGAAGCCAGAAAAGCATTTCTGGCATTTTCTTCAGAGAATGAGGGATTAAAGCTTTCAGGTCAGGTGGATGAAGATGATAGTGGAAGTGTCCCTGATATGCCAGTGGTCAAAGATGATCAGTTCTCTAGCACACCG GTGTATGTTATAAACCCCAAGCAGGATATGTATGGCTTAGGCTATGACCCATTCAAGCAAGCTCCTGAGTTCAGAG AAAAGAAAAGGCTACGGAATTCTGGTAAATTTGAGATGGACCAACAGAGACCTCTTTCCATGAAAC GTAAAGCTGCTCCTGGTTTTGGCATTGGTGCTCTCGAAGATTTAGATGCAGAAGACGAGGATATATATGATTCAG TTTATGATTTTGAAGATACCTATGTGCAAGAAATAGAAGAGCCTTCAAGAAGCCTGAATGTGGATAATTTGAAGATTGTAGATACAAAGAAACTGAAAATTTTAGATAAGAAGGAAACTGACGTTCTTCCTGGTTTTAAGGTTGCATCAGAGTCTGACGTCCAACCAGAGAG ATTTGAGCCTCCAGAAATTCCAAAGAATTTTCTTCTCCCCCACAAGTTTCCTGCTGCTCTTGGACATGATGACAAGATTGCTAAGTTCTCCCCTCCTGAGGTTCCTCCTCCGCAAGATAACAATCTTAAGGTCTTGATCGAAGGGATGGCAACTTTAGTAGCCCGTTGTGGCAAATTATTTGAGGATCTCTCCAGGGAGAAGAATCAATCGAACCCATTGTTTGCCTTTCTTAGTGGAGGAAATGGCTTTGACTTTTATTCTAGGAAGCTGTGGGAACAGCACCAGAAGCTTGCTGAAAAATCCAAACTAGGGGAATGGAAAATGTTCAAGGATGCAGAGAAGCTAACGGCCGAAAGGCGAGGGAAAATTCTGGGTGAAAAAGCTCTAGAGAGAAGGTCAAATGATTCAAGTTCTATCGTTGCTTCTGCTGGTTCCGTTAATTTCCAATTTAAACTTTCAGATACATTCACCAAACCTTCATCACTT GATGAAGATCAAAGCAGAAAACCTTTTAGTGATGATCCTGCAAAGCAAATAAGATTTGAACAGTTCCTGAAGGAGAAGTATGAAGGAGGTCTTCGTGCTAAAGATTTTGGTGGATCCAGTAAAATGTCTGAAGCTGTTCGTGCTcgtgaaaaattagaatttgaAACTGCAGCTGAAGCCATGGAGAAAGGAAAGTCTGGAAAAGAAAGCCAGGCAACTAGTCAGTTACTTTCAGATTTGTCTGCCTCTACAGGGCTACAGTTTACTTCTGGTGGAGTGCAG GGTGTAAAAAGTGATAAAACTCATCGAGATGGAGAGTTGATAACCAAATCAATGTATCCAAAGAGGGAAGAGTTTCAATGGAGACCtgcaccaattctttgcaagcGCTTTGATTTAATTGATCCTTACATGGGAAAG CCACCCCCTGCTCCACGTATGAGGAGCAAAATGGACACACTCATTGTCATACCGGATTTCATTAAAACAGTGACTGTGGAAGAACATGTTGCCGCAGACCCAGTGCCATCTTTAGTTCCTCAAGATTCCTGTGGAACGCGAGACCGAGAAACAATGGAGATGGAAGTTGAGAATGAAGTGGAAGTTGAAAATGTTGAGAGGCCCGTTGATCTATATAAG GCGATATTTTCTGATGATTCGGATGACGAGGTGGAAAATACCATTGCCAACAACGTGGAAGACACGAAAAAGATTACTGAAGCTGCAAGCACATCTCTGAATCATTTAATTGCAGGAGACTTCTTAGAGTCGTTGGGGAAAGAACTAGGCTTAGAGGTTCCTCCTGATTTACCTCAATTAGTGACTAAAGCCAGTACTAGACctgttgagaagaaaaatgttaatgCGGTGAACCAGAATGTGGATTGGTATTTTCCAACAGCAGAAAAAATAAGTTCAGATTTACCAAATGCCATAAAAAGTTTGGCAGGTACAAATACTACAGAGAATAAAGATAGAGATGGACGTTTTCCGGGAGATGTGAGTAAAGAAAGTGGACTTGAAGATATTTCTTCCAAAGAAAGGACTCCGAATATTCTGAGATCGCAGCATACCAGTCTGGGCGGCAGCAGCAGCAGCTTATCAGAAGACGAAAAGAGCAGAAAACACTCGAGAGGTAGTCGAAGGCATAGAAATAGCAGAAGCAGGAGTCCAGATACTGATGCATCTGATACATCTCGTGATTTAGACCGATATCGCTCAAgttcaaaaaagaaaaataaaggaTCAACCCGGGAAAATAGTGGCAACCGAAAGCGTTCAAAGGACCACAAACACAGAAGAAATGATTCACCAGGTAGATCTCATCGAAGTTCTAGAAAAGAGCATGATGATCGTAGAAGGAAGAAGCATAAATATAATGAATGA